From the genome of Nocardia sp. NBC_01503, one region includes:
- a CDS encoding ArsB/NhaD family transporter, giving the protein MTVLAIGVFVVSYIFIATERIPKTHAALGGAAIVLALGVVHSEDAFYSRETGVDWDVVFLLFGMMIIVGVLRQTGVFEYTAVWAAKRAKGSALRIMILLVLITAVASAFLDNVTTVLLIAPVTLLVCERLEINPVPFLIAEVLASNIGGAATLIGDPPNIIIGSRAGLSFNDFLVHMTPIVIIEIAVFTLILPRLFRGSFEVDPARVADVMALDEREAIRDSGLLIKCGLVLAAVFTGFVGHSIFHVEPSVVALLGAGVLILVSRLPQRDYMAAVEWETLLFFAGLFIMIGALVKTGVIERLASAATDATGGNALVATMLILGVSAVLSGVIDNIPYVATMSPLVADLVAGMDHSTPGHPLWWSLALGSDFGGNLTAVGASANVVMLGIARRADYPISFWEFTRKGVVVTAITVAVAAPYLWLRYFVLA; this is encoded by the coding sequence GATAGTGCTGGCGCTCGGGGTGGTCCATTCCGAGGACGCGTTCTACTCCCGCGAGACCGGTGTCGACTGGGACGTCGTCTTCCTGCTGTTCGGGATGATGATCATCGTCGGGGTGCTGCGCCAGACCGGTGTCTTCGAATACACCGCGGTCTGGGCCGCCAAGCGCGCCAAGGGATCCGCGCTACGGATCATGATCCTGCTGGTGCTGATCACGGCCGTGGCGTCCGCGTTCCTGGACAATGTCACCACCGTGCTGCTGATCGCGCCGGTGACCCTGCTGGTGTGCGAGCGACTCGAGATCAACCCGGTGCCGTTCCTGATCGCCGAGGTCCTGGCCTCGAACATCGGTGGCGCGGCGACCCTGATCGGCGACCCGCCGAACATCATCATCGGCAGCCGGGCGGGCTTGTCGTTCAACGACTTCCTGGTTCATATGACGCCCATCGTGATCATCGAGATCGCGGTGTTCACGCTGATACTGCCGCGGTTGTTCCGGGGATCGTTCGAGGTGGACCCCGCGCGGGTCGCCGATGTCATGGCCTTGGACGAGCGCGAAGCCATCCGGGACAGTGGCCTGTTGATCAAGTGCGGACTCGTGTTGGCGGCGGTGTTCACCGGATTCGTCGGCCATTCGATATTCCATGTCGAGCCGTCCGTGGTGGCGTTGCTCGGCGCGGGTGTGCTGATCCTGGTTTCCCGTCTCCCGCAACGCGATTACATGGCGGCGGTGGAGTGGGAGACCCTGCTGTTCTTCGCCGGACTGTTCATCATGATCGGCGCACTGGTGAAAACCGGTGTGATCGAACGCCTCGCCTCGGCGGCAACCGACGCCACCGGTGGGAACGCGCTCGTGGCGACCATGCTCATTCTCGGTGTGTCGGCCGTGCTGTCCGGGGTGATCGACAACATCCCCTACGTCGCGACCATGAGTCCGCTGGTGGCCGACCTGGTCGCCGGAATGGATCACAGCACTCCGGGCCACCCGCTGTGGTGGTCGCTGGCCCTGGGCTCGGATTTCGGCGGTAACCTCACCGCCGTCGGTGCGAGCGCCAATGTCGTCATGCTCGGCATCGCGCGCCGTGCCGACTACCCGATCTCGTTCTGGGAGTTCACCCGCAAGGGCGTCGTGGTCACCGCCATCACCGTGGCGGTCGCCGCCCCCTATCTGTGGCTGCGCTACTTCGTCCTCGCATGA
- a CDS encoding acyltransferase family protein: MSRKEHAITSAETSQPYRHDLDGLRGLAIALVVVFHIWFRRVSGGVDIFLVLSGFFFTGLLLRRNDSTGAVGVVATLRRTLRRLLPAMVTVLVAVAVATVLISPYTRWADVADQTLASLFYYQNWQLALSWSDYLAADPSVSPLQHLWSMAVQGQFYLAAVLFVGVLAWGCRHVGKAGLVRPATLTAALTLGAASFAYAANGHATQQGWNYYDSLARAWELLAGVALAVLAPLLTPARATRIVLAVLGVSGVLACGWLFNGANAFPGPAALFPVATAAALIIAGTGLPAAEQPWPNRLLATRPMVELGALAYPLYLWHWPILIFYLVEFEQRMVDFAEGLLIIALSLALAWMTHRWIEQPLRQAARSESGSAPRSYRWLARAGVALASVLVIAAASVWHVIVNSQPTAPAAALDPVLYPGAEALTAGIAAPPAKMRPTVFEAPSELPPPTLQGCIADWNTRTVVTCTYGDQEAERTLAVVGSSHAEHWLPALDLLATENHFRIVVYLKMGCPLTVEAEPLYKGEANPDCVNWTREVIDRLGTEQPDWVFTTGTRPVDDGGDETPADYLDVWNELTARGLNVIVIRDTPWLRHNGIRYRAVDCLSKGGDRLGCGMRRADALNPVNPAIEAAAGYPNIYPIDLTDAVCEPEICPAVEGNVLIYHDEHHLTATYSRTLAPALGRQLGPILGWW; encoded by the coding sequence ATGAGCAGAAAAGAACACGCCATCACCTCCGCCGAAACTTCCCAGCCCTACCGGCACGACCTGGATGGGTTGCGTGGTCTGGCCATCGCGCTCGTGGTGGTGTTCCATATCTGGTTCCGGCGAGTCTCCGGCGGGGTCGATATCTTCCTGGTGCTCTCGGGCTTCTTCTTCACCGGACTGCTGTTGCGGCGCAACGACTCCACCGGTGCGGTGGGGGTGGTGGCGACCCTGCGGCGCACCCTGCGGCGGTTGCTGCCCGCGATGGTGACCGTGCTCGTGGCGGTCGCGGTGGCGACCGTGCTCATCAGTCCGTACACCCGATGGGCCGATGTGGCCGATCAGACCCTGGCTTCGCTGTTCTACTACCAGAATTGGCAGCTCGCGCTGTCGTGGTCGGATTATCTCGCGGCCGATCCGTCGGTGAGTCCGCTGCAACACCTGTGGTCGATGGCGGTACAGGGCCAGTTCTATCTCGCCGCAGTGCTTTTCGTCGGGGTACTGGCGTGGGGATGCCGACACGTCGGGAAGGCCGGGCTGGTGCGCCCGGCGACGCTGACGGCGGCCCTCACGCTCGGCGCCGCGTCGTTCGCGTACGCGGCGAATGGCCATGCCACCCAGCAGGGTTGGAACTACTACGACAGTCTCGCCCGCGCGTGGGAACTGCTCGCGGGTGTCGCGCTCGCCGTGCTCGCACCGCTGCTGACGCCCGCGCGAGCCACCCGGATCGTGCTCGCCGTGCTCGGGGTGTCAGGCGTGCTGGCGTGCGGATGGCTCTTCAACGGCGCCAACGCTTTTCCCGGTCCCGCCGCGTTGTTTCCGGTCGCCACGGCCGCCGCGCTGATCATCGCCGGAACCGGACTGCCCGCCGCTGAACAGCCCTGGCCGAACCGACTGCTGGCCACCCGCCCGATGGTCGAGCTCGGCGCCCTCGCCTATCCGTTGTACCTGTGGCATTGGCCGATACTCATCTTCTATCTCGTCGAATTCGAGCAGCGCATGGTCGATTTCGCCGAGGGCCTGCTGATCATCGCATTGTCCCTGGCGCTGGCCTGGATGACGCATCGCTGGATCGAGCAACCGCTGCGCCAGGCCGCCCGGAGCGAATCCGGGTCCGCCCCACGCTCTTACCGCTGGCTGGCACGCGCGGGGGTCGCGCTCGCGAGTGTCCTGGTGATCGCGGCCGCCTCGGTTTGGCACGTGATTGTGAATTCACAGCCCACCGCACCCGCGGCGGCACTGGACCCGGTGCTCTATCCGGGAGCGGAGGCTCTGACCGCCGGTATCGCCGCACCACCGGCGAAGATGCGACCAACCGTCTTCGAGGCACCCTCGGAACTGCCACCTCCCACGTTGCAGGGCTGCATCGCCGATTGGAACACCCGTACGGTCGTCACCTGCACCTACGGTGATCAAGAAGCCGAACGCACCCTGGCGGTGGTCGGTAGTTCACACGCCGAGCATTGGCTGCCCGCCCTCGACCTACTCGCGACCGAAAACCATTTCCGCATAGTCGTTTATCTCAAGATGGGGTGTCCCCTCACCGTGGAAGCCGAACCCTTGTACAAGGGCGAAGCCAATCCCGACTGCGTGAACTGGACCCGCGAGGTCATCGACCGGCTGGGTACCGAACAACCGGACTGGGTATTCACCACCGGAACCCGCCCCGTGGATGACGGCGGGGACGAAACCCCCGCCGACTACCTGGATGTGTGGAACGAACTCACCGCCCGCGGCCTGAATGTGATCGTCATCCGGGATACACCATGGTTGCGGCACAACGGCATTCGCTATCGCGCGGTCGACTGCCTCAGCAAGGGCGGCGATCGCCTCGGCTGCGGTATGCGACGCGCCGACGCCCTCAACCCCGTGAATCCCGCCATCGAAGCGGCGGCCGGCTACCCGAATATCTATCCGATCGACCTGACCGACGCCGTCTGCGAACCGGAGATCTGCCCCGCTGTCGAAGGCAACGTCCTGATCTACCACGACGAGCACCACCTGACGGCCACCTACTCGCGCACCCTCGCGCCGGCACTGGGTCGTCAACTCGGCCCGATCCTGGGCTGGTGGTGA